One window of uncultured Erythrobacter sp. genomic DNA carries:
- a CDS encoding inner membrane-spanning protein YciB, producing MADTEAKKAGSSWINVAVDYGPLLVFLGVYRFTAPDEPSAAGELLAIMKGTGAFMVAAVAALLISKWRLGKISPMLWFSTALIVGFGALTIFFGDPRFVQMKPTIIYTGFGVALLIGFFTGRALLKILLEAAFEGVDDEGWLKLSRNWGVFFLTLAVLNEVLVAKMSFEGWLWAKLWVFMPLSFLFTFTQIPLLLKHGLAIDDEGDAPESADESTGA from the coding sequence ATGGCTGACACAGAAGCGAAAAAAGCCGGATCCAGCTGGATCAATGTCGCGGTCGATTACGGGCCCCTGCTGGTGTTCCTTGGCGTCTACCGCTTCACCGCGCCGGACGAGCCGAGTGCAGCGGGCGAATTGCTCGCGATCATGAAGGGCACCGGCGCGTTCATGGTCGCCGCGGTTGCTGCCTTGCTGATCTCCAAATGGCGGCTGGGTAAGATCTCGCCGATGCTGTGGTTTTCGACCGCGCTCATCGTCGGATTTGGCGCGCTCACAATCTTTTTCGGCGATCCGCGTTTCGTACAAATGAAGCCGACCATTATCTATACCGGCTTTGGCGTCGCGCTGCTGATCGGATTTTTCACGGGGCGCGCATTGCTCAAGATCCTGCTCGAAGCCGCGTTCGAAGGCGTTGACGATGAGGGCTGGCTCAAATTGTCGCGCAATTGGGGTGTGTTTTTTCTCACATTGGCCGTCCTGAACGAGGTTCTGGTCGCAAAAATGAGCTTTGAAGGCTGGCTCTGGGCAAAGCTCTGGGTATTTATGCCGCTGAGTTTTCTGTTTACTTTCACACAGATACCGCTGCTGCTGAAACACGGGCTGGCGATCGATGACGAAGGTGACGCGCCTGAGAGCGCGGACGAAAGCACCGGCGCGTAA
- the ftsY gene encoding signal recognition particle-docking protein FtsY, whose protein sequence is MSKSWTDRLLGGFRKTSERLGSNLTGVATRLDDATLDDIEDALIVSDLGPAAAGRIRQRLSDKSFGLEITQRELKEAVAEEIAEILRPVAKPLEITAFPRPQVILVIGVNGSGKTTTIAKLAHLFTEDDYGVLLAAGDTFRAAAIGQLATWAERAGVDIVRGAEGGDPASIVFDAVKQATDTGIDALVVDTAGRLQNKKELMEELSKIRRVLGRLNEDAPHDVVLVLDATNGQNALSQIDVFKEVAGVTGLIMTKLDGTARGGVLVAAAEQYGLPIHAIGVGEKMEDLRPFDPDLVARVIAGVA, encoded by the coding sequence ATGAGCAAAAGCTGGACCGACAGACTGCTGGGCGGGTTTCGCAAGACATCCGAGCGGCTGGGTTCGAACCTTACCGGCGTTGCCACGCGGCTCGACGATGCGACGCTCGATGATATCGAGGATGCGCTGATCGTCTCCGACCTTGGCCCTGCAGCGGCTGGCCGCATTCGCCAGCGGCTTTCGGACAAAAGTTTTGGTCTCGAGATCACCCAGCGCGAGTTGAAGGAAGCGGTGGCAGAGGAAATCGCCGAGATCCTGCGCCCCGTGGCAAAGCCACTTGAAATTACCGCCTTTCCCCGCCCGCAAGTGATCCTCGTTATCGGGGTCAACGGATCGGGCAAGACCACCACCATCGCCAAACTCGCGCACCTCTTTACCGAGGACGATTACGGCGTTTTGCTCGCAGCCGGCGACACGTTCCGCGCTGCCGCAATCGGCCAGCTTGCGACCTGGGCCGAGCGTGCAGGCGTGGACATCGTCCGCGGTGCCGAAGGCGGCGACCCCGCCTCTATCGTGTTCGACGCGGTCAAGCAGGCGACCGACACCGGGATCGACGCGCTGGTGGTCGACACCGCAGGACGCTTGCAGAACAAGAAAGAGCTGATGGAAGAGCTCTCCAAGATCCGCCGCGTGCTGGGCCGCCTTAACGAAGACGCGCCGCACGATGTGGTGCTCGTGCTCGACGCCACGAACGGCCAGAACGCTTTGAGCCAGATCGACGTGTTCAAGGAAGTCGCTGGCGTTACCGGCCTGATCATGACCAAGCTGGACGGCACCGCGCGCGGCGGCGTGCTGGTCGCTGCGGCTGAACAATATGGCCTGCCGATCCACGCGATTGGCGTTGGCGAAAAGATGGAAGATTTGCGCCCCTTCGATCCCGATCTGGTGGCGCGCGTTATTGCAGGGGTGGCCTGA
- a CDS encoding MiaB/RimO family radical SAM methylthiotransferase — protein sequence MNAPTDLKSPLKPEVISLGCRLNIAESERMTAMLADAGDVVVVNSCAVTSEAVRQTRQAIRKARRARPDARLIVTGCAADIEREQLADMPEVDGLIANASKLDPRVWNVPLPEAPPPPTRTRAFIAVQNGCDHACTFCVIPQGRGKSRSQTIPQVLREVEHHLDLGAKEVVLTGVDVTSWGHDLPNTPPLGALVAAVLDTFPDLQRLRMSSLDGIEIDDGLFDLFASEQRLMPHLHLSLQHGHDLILKRMKRRHSRADAVELVSRLKARRPEIAIGADLIAGFPTEAGEHHAANLSIIEELDIVHGHIFPYSPRPGTPAARMPQVDRALVKSRAAELRGAVAAQREAWLQRLVGETLPVLAERDGTGYAPNYARIRLPEGTSAGRITTITTQSLEEGLLT from the coding sequence GTGAACGCCCCAACCGACCTAAAGTCCCCGCTCAAACCCGAAGTCATCTCGCTGGGCTGCCGCTTGAACATCGCCGAGAGCGAGCGGATGACCGCGATGCTTGCCGATGCGGGCGATGTGGTGGTGGTCAATTCCTGCGCAGTGACATCCGAAGCGGTGCGCCAGACCCGTCAAGCTATCCGCAAGGCCCGCCGCGCGCGTCCCGATGCGCGCCTGATCGTCACCGGCTGCGCAGCTGATATCGAGCGCGAGCAGCTCGCCGACATGCCCGAAGTCGACGGCTTGATCGCTAACGCCAGCAAACTCGATCCGCGTGTGTGGAACGTGCCGCTGCCCGAAGCGCCCCCTCCCCCAACGCGCACCCGTGCCTTTATCGCTGTGCAGAATGGCTGCGACCATGCCTGCACCTTTTGCGTGATCCCGCAGGGTCGCGGGAAAAGCCGTTCGCAAACGATCCCGCAGGTCTTGCGCGAGGTTGAGCATCACCTTGATCTGGGCGCGAAGGAGGTTGTGCTGACCGGCGTCGATGTGACCAGTTGGGGGCACGACCTGCCTAACACGCCGCCTTTGGGAGCGTTGGTAGCAGCGGTGCTCGACACCTTCCCCGATCTCCAACGCCTGCGCATGTCCTCGCTCGACGGGATCGAAATTGACGATGGCCTGTTCGACCTGTTCGCCAGCGAGCAGCGGCTGATGCCGCACCTCCACCTCTCGCTCCAGCACGGGCACGACCTCATTCTAAAGCGGATGAAGCGCCGCCACAGCCGCGCCGACGCGGTGGAACTGGTGTCGCGGCTCAAAGCGCGCCGCCCCGAAATAGCCATTGGCGCGGACCTCATCGCAGGCTTCCCGACCGAAGCGGGCGAGCATCATGCGGCCAACCTTTCGATCATCGAGGAACTGGACATCGTCCATGGCCACATCTTCCCTTATTCGCCGCGCCCAGGCACGCCCGCCGCACGCATGCCGCAGGTCGACCGCGCTCTGGTAAAGTCGCGTGCCGCCGAATTGCGCGGAGCCGTCGCTGCGCAGCGCGAGGCCTGGCTGCAGAGGCTTGTGGGCGAAACGCTGCCCGTCCTCGCCGAACGCGACGGCACCGGCTATGCACCCAATTACGCCCGCATTCGCCTGCCCGAAGGCACTTCGGCAGGACGGATCACGACCATCACAACGCAATCGCTCGAAGAAGGCCTTCTCACATGA
- the dapF gene encoding diaminopimelate epimerase — MRVPFVKMHGLGNDFIVLDARAPERSGTLPAMTGEVARALADRREGIGCDQLILLEPSETHTFRMRIFNSDGGEVEACGNASRAVALLHGEAAKIETAGGVIALEPADGGASVDMGTPRFDWDAIPLGYAMDTANMPVGWAELETPMAVNVGNPHVVFFVEDTEIIDLAALGPLIERDPLFPEGINVNVASLVGEDHLRLNVWERGAGLTRACGTGACATAVAAIRKGLTGNTVRVTLPGGDLTIEWNEGGTIRMTGPASESYRGSFEWDDYA; from the coding sequence ATGCGGGTTCCCTTTGTCAAAATGCACGGTTTGGGTAACGATTTTATCGTGCTCGATGCGCGTGCGCCGGAGCGTTCCGGGACGCTGCCTGCCATGACGGGTGAAGTCGCCCGCGCGCTCGCTGACAGGCGCGAAGGGATCGGGTGCGACCAGCTGATCTTGCTTGAGCCGAGCGAGACCCACACCTTCCGCATGCGCATCTTCAATTCCGACGGCGGCGAAGTCGAAGCCTGCGGCAATGCCAGCCGCGCTGTGGCGCTGCTTCATGGCGAAGCGGCCAAGATCGAAACGGCAGGCGGCGTGATCGCGCTTGAACCGGCAGACGGCGGCGCGAGCGTCGATATGGGCACGCCGCGTTTCGACTGGGACGCAATCCCGCTTGGCTATGCGATGGACACCGCGAATATGCCGGTTGGCTGGGCCGAACTCGAAACGCCGATGGCCGTCAATGTTGGCAATCCGCATGTCGTGTTTTTCGTCGAGGACACTGAGATCATCGACCTCGCTGCGCTTGGCCCACTGATAGAGCGCGACCCGCTGTTTCCCGAAGGCATCAACGTCAATGTGGCGAGCCTTGTGGGAGAGGATCACCTGCGCCTCAATGTGTGGGAGCGCGGTGCGGGGCTGACGCGGGCTTGCGGGACCGGTGCTTGCGCCACTGCGGTCGCGGCCATTCGCAAGGGCCTTACCGGAAACACTGTGCGCGTGACTTTGCCCGGCGGTGATCTCACCATCGAGTGGAACGAGGGCGGCACCATCCGCATGACCGGCCCAGCAAGTGAGAGCTATCGCGGCTCGTTCGAATGGGACGATTACGCGTGA